In one window of Eggerthella guodeyinii DNA:
- a CDS encoding MerR family transcriptional regulator: MQIAEVAKRYDVSVDTIRYYERIGLIPHVTRLPNGIRDFAEYDCGWVEFIRCMRESGVQIEALVEYVTLFQEGEHTAAARLEILVEQREKLAAKLEEMRATVQRLDGKIASYRAGGKCSETGDEWLRKE; encoded by the coding sequence ATGCAAATCGCCGAAGTCGCGAAACGTTACGACGTCTCGGTCGACACCATCCGCTACTACGAGCGCATCGGGCTCATCCCCCACGTCACGCGCCTGCCGAACGGCATCCGCGACTTCGCCGAATACGATTGCGGCTGGGTGGAGTTCATCCGCTGCATGCGCGAGTCGGGCGTGCAGATCGAAGCCCTCGTCGAGTACGTGACGCTGTTCCAGGAAGGCGAGCACACCGCCGCCGCGCGTCTCGAGATACTCGTCGAGCAGCGCGAGAAGCTGGCTGCGAAGCTCGAGGAGATGAGGGCCACCGTGCAGCGCCTCGACGGCAAGATCGCCAGCTACCGGGCCGGCGGGAAATGCTCCGAGACCGGCGACGAATGGCTGCGCAAAGAATAA
- a CDS encoding flavodoxin family protein, producing the protein MGKNVLVVSASLRPSSNSHVLALAFAEGAREAGHDVETVSLRGKRIGFCRGCLACQAGAACPLDDDAPAIVERIVAADAIALATPIYFFEMAGQLKTLLDRSNPAYPSSPAFRDVYLLAAAADEDEHAFDGAVKGVQGWVDCFEQARLVGVVTAAGVDAPGAVESRLHVVNRARLMGCGV; encoded by the coding sequence ATGGGAAAGAACGTCTTGGTCGTATCCGCCAGCCTCAGACCCTCCAGCAACTCGCACGTCCTCGCGCTCGCCTTCGCCGAAGGGGCGCGCGAGGCGGGGCACGACGTGGAGACGGTGAGCCTGCGCGGCAAGCGCATCGGCTTCTGCCGCGGATGCCTCGCCTGCCAGGCGGGCGCGGCGTGCCCGCTCGACGACGACGCGCCGGCCATCGTGGAGCGCATCGTCGCGGCCGACGCCATCGCGCTGGCCACGCCCATCTACTTCTTCGAGATGGCGGGCCAGCTGAAGACCCTGCTCGACCGCAGCAACCCGGCCTATCCCTCCAGTCCCGCGTTTCGCGACGTATACCTGCTGGCCGCGGCGGCCGACGAGGACGAGCACGCCTTCGACGGCGCGGTCAAGGGCGTGCAGGGTTGGGTCGACTGCTTCGAGCAGGCGCGGCTCGTGGGCGTGGTGACCGCCGCGGGCGTCGATGCGCCGGGCGCGGTCGAGAGCCGGCTGCACGTCGTCAACCGCGCGCGCCTCATGGGATGCGGCGTGTAG